One genomic region from Streptomyces venezuelae encodes:
- a CDS encoding S41 family peptidase, protein MSAGTDRHFCIRPRGVLRGAVLTLVFTGVLATAAATGSLPRRDAAGAESPDAARAATVDRAALNRAAAAAMADGKSGKQAAEEFVSRSGDRWGAVYDKKEYADFEQALDGAYTGVGLSAGRTAENGVQVTRVQAGGPAERAGLRAGDRLLSVDGRPVGGLSVSEVVSLLRGDGVPGSAVALRVERGPSAWTETLRRARLATDPVTVRRLDDGAVLIKVAAFTKGVGARVRDAVREAPAGAGVLLDLRGNSGGLVAEAAVAASAFLDGGLVATYDVEGEQRAVYADGGGDTGRPLVALIDGGTMSAAELLTGALQDRGRAVTVGSRTFGKGSVQMPSALPDGSVAELTVGHYRTPAGHTVDGRGITPDLTAAEKAEERARTVLSGLGGGS, encoded by the coding sequence ATGTCGGCCGGCACCGATCGCCATTTCTGTATCCGGCCCCGCGGAGTGCTCCGTGGGGCCGTTCTGACGTTGGTCTTCACCGGTGTCCTCGCCACCGCCGCCGCCACCGGGTCCCTGCCCCGGCGGGACGCCGCGGGCGCGGAGTCGCCGGACGCCGCCCGTGCGGCGACGGTGGACCGCGCCGCCCTGAACCGGGCCGCCGCCGCGGCCATGGCCGACGGGAAGTCGGGCAAGCAGGCCGCCGAGGAGTTCGTCAGCCGCAGCGGTGACCGCTGGGGCGCGGTGTACGACAAGAAGGAGTACGCCGACTTCGAGCAGGCCCTCGACGGCGCCTACACGGGTGTCGGCCTCTCCGCGGGCCGGACCGCCGAGAACGGGGTCCAGGTGACCCGGGTCCAGGCGGGCGGCCCCGCCGAGCGGGCCGGGCTCCGGGCCGGCGACCGGCTCCTCTCCGTCGACGGACGCCCGGTCGGCGGGCTCTCGGTCTCCGAGGTCGTCTCCCTGCTCCGCGGCGACGGCGTCCCCGGGTCGGCCGTCGCCCTCCGGGTCGAGCGCGGCCCGTCCGCCTGGACGGAGACCCTGCGCAGGGCCCGGCTCGCGACGGACCCGGTGACCGTCCGCCGCCTCGACGACGGGGCCGTCCTGATCAAGGTGGCCGCCTTCACCAAGGGCGTGGGCGCGCGCGTACGGGACGCGGTACGGGAGGCACCCGCCGGCGCCGGAGTCCTTCTGGACCTCCGGGGCAACTCCGGCGGCCTGGTCGCGGAGGCCGCCGTCGCCGCCTCCGCCTTCCTCGACGGCGGCCTGGTCGCCACGTACGACGTCGAGGGCGAGCAGCGGGCCGTGTACGCGGACGGGGGCGGCGACACCGGCCGGCCCCTGGTGGCGCTGATCGACGGCGGCACGATGAGCGCGGCCGAGCTGCTCACCGGCGCCCTGCAGGACCGGGGCCGGGCGGTCACGGTCGGTTCGCGGACCTTCGGCAAGGGCTCGGTGCAGATGCCGAGCGCGCTGCCGGACGGTTCCGTCGCGGAGCTGACCGTCGGCCACTACCGCACGCCCGCCGGGCACACGGTGGACGGCCGGGGCATCACCCCCGACCTGACGGCGGCGGAGAAGGCCGAGGAGCGGGCCCGTACGGTATTGAGTGGCCTCGGAGGGGGCTCGTAG
- the smpB gene encoding SsrA-binding protein SmpB, translating into MAKGLVNVQGKPAKKTTDKAPERKLIAQNKKARHDYHIIDTYECGVVLMGTEVKSLRMGRASLVDGFVQIDNHEAWLHNIHVPEYMQGSWTNHSAKRKRKLLLHRAEIDKLESKASETGHTIVPLALYFLGGRVKCEIALAKGKKEYDKRQTLREQQDTRETNRAIAAAKRRQRAAQAAERG; encoded by the coding sequence ATGGCAAAGGGACTCGTGAACGTGCAGGGCAAGCCTGCGAAGAAGACGACGGACAAGGCGCCCGAGCGCAAGCTGATCGCGCAGAACAAGAAGGCGCGCCACGACTACCACATCATCGACACCTACGAGTGCGGTGTCGTGCTCATGGGCACCGAGGTGAAGTCGCTGCGGATGGGCCGGGCCTCGCTGGTCGACGGCTTCGTCCAGATCGACAACCACGAGGCGTGGCTGCACAACATCCACGTCCCGGAGTACATGCAGGGCAGCTGGACCAACCACTCGGCCAAGCGCAAGCGCAAGCTGCTCCTGCACCGCGCCGAGATCGACAAGCTGGAGTCGAAGGCCTCGGAGACGGGTCACACGATCGTGCCCCTCGCGCTGTACTTCCTGGGCGGCCGGGTGAAGTGCGAGATCGCGCTCGCCAAGGGCAAGAAGGAGTACGACAAGCGCCAGACGCTGCGCGAGCAGCAGGACACGCGCGAGACCAACCGGGCCATCGCGGCGGCGAAGCGGCGGCAGCGGGCGGCGCAGGCCGCCGAGCGCGGCTAA
- a CDS encoding MFS transporter, with protein sequence MPQPDLTLTPAGPALAPRYGEHPQPAPWTADHRPTPSRPLPRNAYLRLFALPGTRAFTAGNLIARMPSGMFGISAVIMIAGRYDSYALAGAVTATGLASGALAAPWIARLVDRRGQARVAVPAAAYMALGQLLLLLCVHEKAPAWTLCLVAAATATAPNMGGMSRARWAHLLRDDPDALHTANAFEQAVDELCFMLGPVLAAFLCSTLFPEAGTLVAAALLLGGALLLTTQRATEPPIAPRTAAGSPLRTRGMVPLLTVFLATGAVFGSMEVVALAFVDGPAAGPVLALQAAGSCAAGLLYGRARRTARLGTCLAAMAVLMAMPLLAATTGSLLALAGGLLVAGMATAPTMLTGMGLVQRLTPASQLNEGMTLAVTALLAGVAAGSATGGWAADHAPFPAFGFLAPIAAATLALALCTATGTGRRTRVPA encoded by the coding sequence ATGCCGCAACCGGACCTCACCCTCACCCCGGCGGGCCCGGCCCTCGCCCCGCGCTACGGCGAACACCCGCAGCCGGCACCCTGGACCGCCGATCACCGCCCCACCCCCTCCCGGCCCCTTCCCCGCAACGCCTACCTCCGCCTCTTCGCCCTCCCCGGCACCCGCGCCTTCACCGCGGGGAACCTGATCGCCCGGATGCCCAGCGGCATGTTCGGCATCAGCGCCGTGATCATGATCGCGGGCCGCTACGACTCCTACGCCCTGGCCGGCGCGGTCACCGCGACCGGCCTGGCCTCCGGAGCCCTGGCCGCCCCCTGGATCGCCCGGCTCGTCGACCGCCGCGGCCAGGCCCGCGTCGCCGTCCCTGCCGCGGCGTACATGGCGCTGGGCCAACTGCTCCTGCTTCTCTGCGTCCACGAGAAGGCCCCCGCCTGGACGCTCTGCCTCGTCGCCGCCGCCACCGCCACCGCCCCGAACATGGGCGGCATGTCCCGGGCCCGCTGGGCACACCTCCTCCGGGACGACCCGGACGCCCTGCACACCGCCAACGCCTTCGAGCAGGCAGTCGACGAGCTCTGCTTCATGCTCGGCCCGGTGCTCGCCGCGTTCCTCTGCTCGACACTCTTCCCGGAGGCCGGCACCCTCGTGGCCGCGGCCCTCCTCCTCGGCGGCGCCCTGCTCCTCACCACGCAGCGCGCGACCGAGCCGCCGATCGCGCCCCGTACCGCCGCGGGCTCGCCGCTGCGGACCAGGGGCATGGTGCCGCTCCTCACGGTCTTCCTCGCCACCGGGGCGGTCTTCGGCTCCATGGAGGTGGTGGCCCTGGCCTTCGTGGACGGGCCCGCCGCCGGCCCCGTCCTCGCCCTCCAGGCCGCCGGCTCCTGCGCGGCGGGCCTCCTCTACGGCCGCGCCCGCCGCACCGCCCGGCTCGGCACCTGCCTGGCCGCGATGGCCGTCCTGATGGCGATGCCGCTGCTCGCCGCCACGACCGGCTCGCTCCTCGCCCTCGCGGGCGGCCTGCTGGTGGCGGGCATGGCGACGGCCCCGACGATGCTCACGGGCATGGGCCTGGTCCAGCGGCTGACACCCGCGTCCCAGCTCAACGAAGGCATGACCCTCGCGGTGACCGCGCTCCTCGCCGGCGTCGCGGCGGGCTCCGCCACCGGCGGCTGGGCCGCCGACCACGCCCCCTTCCCCGCCTTCGGCTTCCTCGCCCCGATCGCCGCGGCGACCCTGGCGCTCGCCCTGTGCACGGCGACCGGCACCGGCCGGCGCACCCGCGTCCCGGCATGA
- a CDS encoding LysR family transcriptional regulator, with protein sequence MAIHAPVLLNAAVTSSYDIDPRLLRAFTAVAEELHFTRAAARLYLAQQALSRDIRRLERELGAELFVRTTRQVALTADGERLLPHARRVLAAHDELAEAFRAAPRPLLVDLNSPGLGPEEVLVRARELAPDQELMARYESGLTGAVREILAGRLDASFGRYGGLDAGLRARLDSVFVRYERMAVILPEDHPLAALPEVPLAGLAGERIYAGAGNDRTPEWTDLAARLFAGRGIAIAPPAPLAVGKEEFGRIMAKHRTPVLAVVGFPSMPGSVLRPLVDPVPLSPVSLVWRKGLRHPGLDALRAAVAEIGAREDWRTRPAGCWLPEGEPGLPGA encoded by the coding sequence GTGGCCATTCACGCACCCGTGTTGTTAAATGCGGCGGTGACCTCCTCGTACGACATCGACCCCCGCCTCCTGCGTGCCTTCACCGCCGTCGCCGAGGAGCTGCACTTCACCCGGGCCGCCGCCCGCCTCTACCTCGCCCAGCAGGCCCTGAGCCGTGACATCCGGCGCCTGGAGCGGGAGTTGGGCGCCGAGCTCTTCGTACGGACCACCCGGCAGGTCGCCCTCACCGCCGACGGCGAACGGCTCCTCCCTCACGCGCGAAGGGTGTTGGCCGCCCACGACGAGCTCGCCGAGGCCTTCCGCGCCGCGCCCCGGCCGCTCCTCGTCGACCTCAACAGCCCCGGCCTCGGCCCGGAGGAGGTGCTGGTCCGGGCGCGTGAACTCGCCCCGGACCAGGAGCTGATGGCCCGCTACGAGAGCGGGCTGACCGGCGCCGTACGGGAGATCCTCGCCGGCCGGCTCGACGCCTCCTTCGGCCGCTACGGAGGGCTCGACGCCGGACTGCGGGCGCGGCTCGACTCCGTCTTCGTGCGGTACGAGCGGATGGCCGTGATCCTCCCCGAGGACCACCCGCTCGCCGCCCTGCCCGAGGTCCCGCTCGCCGGGCTCGCCGGGGAGCGGATCTACGCGGGAGCCGGGAACGACCGCACGCCCGAGTGGACCGACCTCGCCGCACGGCTCTTCGCCGGGCGCGGCATCGCGATCGCCCCGCCCGCGCCGCTCGCCGTCGGCAAGGAGGAGTTCGGCCGCATCATGGCCAAGCACCGCACCCCGGTCCTCGCCGTCGTCGGCTTCCCGTCCATGCCGGGCAGTGTGCTGCGCCCGCTCGTCGACCCCGTACCCCTGTCGCCCGTGAGCCTGGTGTGGCGCAAGGGGCTGCGCCATCCCGGCCTCGACGCCCTGCGGGCCGCCGTCGCCGAGATCGGCGCCCGGGAGGACTGGCGGACCCGCCCGGCGGGCTGCTGGCTGCCGGAGGGGGAGCCGGGACTGCCGGGCGCCTGA
- a CDS encoding nitrate/nitrite transporter: MGGRWIEKWEPEDETFWREKGERIAKRNLLFSVISEHIGFSIWSLWSVMVLFMGPRYGIDPAGKFFLIATATLVGALIRIPYTFAVARFGGRNWTVVSALLLLLPAGFAFAVMEPGTSYTTFVLVAALTGVGGGNFASSMTNINAFFPLRKKGWALGLNAGGGNIGVPVVQLVGLLVIGTAGAMHPRIVLGVYLPLIVAAAVCAALFMDNLAPVKNDTGAAKEAVRARHTWIMAFLYIGTFGSFIGYSFAFGLVLQTQFGRTPLQAASLTFIGPLLGSLIRPVGGSLADRHGGARITLWTFAAMAASTGVVIYASVIESLTVFLIGFIGLFVLSGLGNGSTYKMIPAIFLAQGHRKGLAGEAAEAYGRRLSGASMGLIGAVGALGGLGINLAFRQSFQTAGTGTGAFVAFLAFYAACIVVTWAVYLRRPTSVPETAEGAEDPETRPGYAKV; the protein is encoded by the coding sequence ATGGGTGGCCGATGGATCGAGAAGTGGGAACCGGAGGACGAGACCTTCTGGCGTGAGAAGGGGGAGCGGATCGCCAAGCGGAACCTCCTCTTCTCCGTGATCTCCGAGCACATCGGCTTCTCCATCTGGAGCCTGTGGTCGGTCATGGTCCTCTTCATGGGACCGCGGTACGGCATCGACCCGGCCGGGAAGTTCTTCCTGATCGCGACCGCCACCCTCGTCGGCGCGCTGATCCGGATCCCGTACACCTTCGCCGTGGCCCGCTTCGGCGGCCGCAACTGGACCGTCGTCAGCGCCCTGCTCCTCCTGCTCCCCGCCGGCTTCGCCTTCGCGGTGATGGAGCCCGGCACCTCGTACACGACCTTCGTCCTGGTGGCCGCGCTCACCGGCGTCGGCGGCGGCAACTTCGCCTCCTCCATGACCAACATCAACGCCTTCTTCCCGCTGCGGAAGAAGGGCTGGGCACTCGGCCTCAACGCGGGCGGCGGCAACATCGGCGTCCCCGTCGTCCAGCTCGTCGGCCTGCTCGTCATCGGCACCGCCGGAGCGATGCACCCCCGGATCGTGCTCGGCGTCTACCTGCCCCTGATCGTCGCGGCCGCCGTGTGCGCCGCGCTCTTCATGGACAACCTCGCCCCGGTCAAGAACGACACCGGAGCCGCGAAGGAGGCCGTGCGGGCCCGCCACACCTGGATCATGGCCTTCCTGTACATCGGCACCTTCGGCTCCTTCATCGGCTACAGCTTCGCCTTCGGGCTCGTCCTCCAGACCCAGTTCGGACGCACCCCGCTCCAGGCCGCCTCGCTCACCTTCATCGGCCCGCTCCTCGGCTCCCTCATCCGCCCCGTCGGCGGCTCCCTCGCCGACCGGCACGGCGGCGCCCGCATCACCCTGTGGACCTTCGCCGCGATGGCCGCCTCGACCGGAGTGGTGATCTACGCCTCCGTCATCGAGTCCCTCACCGTCTTCCTCATCGGCTTCATCGGCCTCTTCGTCCTCAGCGGCCTCGGCAACGGCTCCACGTACAAGATGATCCCGGCGATCTTCCTCGCCCAGGGACACCGCAAGGGTCTCGCCGGGGAAGCGGCCGAGGCCTACGGGCGGCGGCTCTCCGGGGCCTCCATGGGCCTCATCGGAGCCGTCGGCGCGCTCGGCGGGCTCGGCATCAACCTCGCCTTCCGCCAGTCCTTCCAGACCGCCGGCACCGGCACCGGGGCCTTCGTCGCCTTCCTCGCCTTCTACGCGGCCTGCATCGTCGTCACCTGGGCGGTATACCTTCGCCGGCCGACGTCCGTGCCCGAGACCGCCGAGGGCGCCGAGGACCCGGAGACCCGGCCCGGCTACGCGAAGGTGTGA
- a CDS encoding uroporphyrinogen-III synthase: protein MDEQEHGPLAGFTVGVTAARRADELIALLRRRGAAVVHGPALRIVPLADDTELLAATKELIAHAPDVVVATTAIGFRGWVEAADGWGHGEELLAVLREVELLARGPKVKGAVRAAGLTESWSPSSESMAEVLDRLLAEGVDGRRVALQLHGEPLPGFVEALTAGGAEVVVVPVYRWMPPEDTGPLDRLLDATLARTLDAVTFTSAPAAVSLFSRAEEKGVRAELVAALRHDVLAVCVGPVTALPLQAEGIDTYQPERFRLGPLVQLLCTELPARSRVLPVAGHRMEVRGHAVLVDGRLRPVPPAGMALLGLLARRPGWVVSRADLLRALPGAGRDEHAVETAMARLRTALGTPKLIQTVVKRGYRLALDPTADDKYDTP, encoded by the coding sequence ATGGACGAGCAAGAACACGGCCCCCTCGCCGGCTTCACCGTCGGCGTCACCGCGGCGCGGCGCGCGGACGAACTCATCGCGCTGCTGCGCCGGCGCGGCGCGGCCGTCGTCCACGGTCCCGCCCTGCGGATCGTGCCCCTCGCGGACGACACCGAACTCCTCGCCGCGACCAAGGAGCTCATCGCCCACGCCCCGGACGTCGTCGTCGCCACCACGGCGATCGGCTTCCGCGGCTGGGTCGAGGCCGCCGACGGCTGGGGGCACGGGGAGGAGCTCCTCGCCGTCCTCCGGGAGGTCGAGCTCCTCGCCCGGGGCCCCAAGGTCAAGGGAGCCGTACGGGCCGCCGGACTCACCGAGTCCTGGTCGCCCTCCTCGGAGTCCATGGCCGAGGTCCTCGACCGGCTCCTCGCGGAGGGCGTGGACGGCCGGCGCGTCGCCCTCCAGCTCCACGGGGAGCCGCTGCCCGGCTTCGTGGAGGCCCTCACGGCCGGCGGCGCCGAGGTCGTCGTCGTCCCCGTCTACCGCTGGATGCCCCCGGAGGACACCGGCCCCCTGGACCGGCTCCTCGACGCGACCCTCGCCCGCACCCTGGACGCGGTGACCTTCACCAGCGCCCCGGCCGCCGTCTCGCTGTTCTCCCGCGCGGAGGAGAAGGGCGTACGGGCGGAGCTCGTCGCCGCGCTCCGGCACGACGTCCTCGCGGTGTGCGTGGGCCCCGTGACGGCGCTCCCGCTCCAGGCGGAGGGCATCGACACGTACCAGCCCGAGCGCTTCCGGCTCGGCCCGCTCGTCCAGCTGCTCTGCACGGAGCTCCCGGCCCGCTCCCGGGTCCTGCCCGTCGCCGGCCACCGGATGGAGGTCCGCGGGCACGCCGTCCTCGTCGACGGCCGCCTGCGCCCGGTCCCGCCCGCCGGGATGGCCCTCCTGGGACTGCTCGCCCGCCGCCCCGGCTGGGTCGTCTCCCGCGCCGACCTGCTGCGGGCGCTGCCCGGTGCCGGCCGCGACGAGCACGCGGTGGAGACGGCGATGGCCCGCCTGCGGACCGCGCTCGGCACCCCGAAGCTGATCCAGACCGTCGTCAAGCGCGGCTACCGGCTCGCCCTGGACCCGACGGCGGACGACAAGTACGACACCCCGTAG
- a CDS encoding GNAT family N-acetyltransferase codes for MSAAATSFRIRPAEHADAPALAAALLRNREYMKPWEPYRPERYYTAEGQAERLADGGVRWFAVEGDTVIGAAVLSGIVLGPFRSGSLGYWVDGEHAGRGVATALVEEACRAAREELGMHRIEACTVLDHRVSQRVLAKSGFVQIGTAPRYLHIDGEWRDHHLFQRLLHDDPPPGFPGSRPVNGDRA; via the coding sequence ATGAGCGCAGCCGCCACCTCCTTCCGCATCCGACCGGCCGAACACGCCGACGCGCCCGCGCTCGCCGCCGCCCTGCTGCGCAACCGGGAGTACATGAAGCCCTGGGAGCCGTACCGGCCCGAGCGGTACTACACCGCCGAGGGACAGGCCGAGCGGCTCGCGGACGGCGGAGTGCGGTGGTTCGCCGTCGAGGGGGACACCGTGATCGGCGCCGCGGTCCTCTCCGGGATCGTCCTCGGGCCCTTCCGGAGCGGCTCCCTCGGCTACTGGGTCGACGGGGAACACGCCGGGCGGGGCGTGGCCACCGCGCTCGTCGAGGAGGCCTGCCGGGCGGCCCGCGAGGAACTCGGGATGCACCGGATCGAGGCGTGCACCGTCCTCGACCACCGCGTCTCCCAACGGGTCCTCGCCAAGAGCGGGTTCGTGCAGATCGGCACCGCGCCCCGCTACCTCCACATCGACGGCGAGTGGCGCGACCACCACCTCTTCCAGCGGCTCCTCCACGACGACCCGCCGCCCGGCTTTCCGGGATCACGCCCCGTGAACGGTGATCGCGCCTGA